The following is a genomic window from Butyricimonas faecihominis.
AATAAACGAAATTAATATTATCACACCTTTCCTTCAGTACCTCTCCCGCCTCTATAATATGAGTCGAAATGATAAACGTGCAATTCCGGATTCCGGCAAAAGCCTCCGTCACCGCAACCGTCGCGTCGTAAGCATCTTTCACGTTCGTACCGCGGAACAACTCGTCAAACACCACAATCAAATGCTGGGTTTGTCTAACCTGTTGTGCCACCTTCTTCACCCGCAAAACCTCGGCATAAAAATGGCTATATCCCATACTCAAGTTATCCGGCAGGTTAATCGTCGTGAACATTCCGTTTTGAACGGAAAATTCCATTTCCTTCGCGGGGACGGGAAATCCCACGTGAGCAAGGAAAACCGTGATACCAAAACTCTTCATGAAAGTCGATTTCCCGGCCATGTTCGCTCCCGTCAAGAAAATCACGTTACTATTCTCGTCCACCGTGATCGTGTTACCGACAGGATTCGTAAGGAAAGGATGGAATACACCTTTCATAACCAACGTGTTCTTGTCATTCGGGTGAGCTTTCGCGAAAACAAAACCACGTTCTTTCGCCACGTTGGCCACCGCCATGTAAACATCCAGCAAATAAACGTAATACAAAATCTTCATCAGCTTATCCCGTTCCTCGAAACGCAACACCCGGTCGTAAACCACCGCCTGCTCGTAACCCAGTTTCTTCTTTCCCTTCTCGGAAACATACCAGGACCACTTCTCGTTACCCAGTAACCCCCGTAAACTAGCCGTCAACTCCGCTATGGTCTTGTTACCAGCATCCGCCTTGGAATTCTTCAAGAAGGCATCCAGCGTGTTCAACAACTCTATACAACAAACAATCCCGTTGTGGATTTGGGTATACTCTGTATCAGTCCCAACGAGATTCTTGAATTTCCGTCCTAACGTGTTATCCTGCGTCATCAGCTGTGTACGCCTGTCCGTGTTACCCAAATAGAATTCCATCGTGTCAAAAATCTCACCACGAAACGGGAATTCTGCCTCAATATCACGATAATAACGAATCACATCACTCCTCTCGTTAATCTGGTCTGCATCCGAAAGGGGATATAAAAACATCTCTTCAAGAATTTTCGCACCACCCCGCGTACGGGTTCGGTTGAAAATATCATAAACAGACTTCGTTCGGTTATTCCCGAAAATAGCCAGATCATCCAACGTCTGTTTGTCTATTTTAAAGCTCATCCTGTATGAATTAAAAATTGAAATTGAAAATTAAAAATGTACATCCTTACAAATATACATATTTTAATTCTCTTAACTCCCTAAATTATAGAATCTTTTTTAATACCATTACAATTTATGATCGGGTGATTTCTAATTACCCGATCATAAACTCAGCATCTTTTATCTTCCTTTTCTACGAATCCACAAGAAGATACCTATTCCCGCTAGCAATAGAGGCAATATGATCATAAACGACCATTTAATCACCTTACTTCCGGTTTTTTCCACATACACCTTATCATCCGGCAGGGCAGGACGTCTTACGTCAATAGGCACTTCGTTATCCGACATCCAGAAGAAACTTCCGGTAATTAACGAGAAGTTTGCCGTCCGAACGCCCGGAACTCTTCGTCCGAATTCCCCGTTACTAATGCAATCCGCATCACCGGTCAAAATAATTTTCTGTTCCTTATTACCCACTTTTCTGGACAACGCAACCACGGTATTGTAGATCTTCTCAACCTCCCCGATAGCCGGGTTCAGACGGACGGTATCATCAATAAAATCTGTCGTTTCCAATTCATTCCAAACACCGATCGTGTCAGTTTTGAACATATTCGTCACCGTGTAACCCTTATCGGCAATTTGCTCCAATCCGGCGGTACTAGGTGTCGTGATAACCATACGACGACTACGCATTGCCCCAAAATCATAAGCAATACTATCAGCCTCTTTCGTCGGGTAGGAAAGAATCACGTCAGCTTGCAGGTTCGTGTCTCTCTTAACCAGCACTCCTGTTGTCATCTCGTAACCGAACTTGGCAAACAAATTATTCATCACGTCTCTACGTTTCGGCTCTCCCAAGATGAATAAATTACCCCCCCGGTCAATATACTGTTGTAAATTAGCCTCCTGCTCCGGGGTACACCACTCGCGCATATCAGAAATCACGATAATATTAATATCCTCAGGCACTTGCTGATCCATCGTAACTTTTGCAACATCAAACCCTTGATTCTCCAAAGCATAACGGAAACCCTTATCATTAGCAAACGCACTATAATCACGGTCTTTACCACCTGAATAACTACGTTCTCCATGGCCTTCCACGAATCCAACCTTCGGGAGATCCATCACCATCCGTTTGAAAGCGGCTGAAATCTCTTTTTCACTCGGGAAACGTTGCATATCATTGTATATTCTCAACCATGCTTTTTCACCATTGTCTCGAACGATCTGACGCACGAACGTGTTATTTTCTCCCGACAAATCTATAATTTTTCGAATCTCCTCCGGTGCCATAAACTTGTTGGAATCCAAACCGTAGATCTTACAAACCTCCACCATCTTCTCGCGAAGTGTTGCGTTCGGGAATCTTCTGTCCAGCATGGGATTCGCCGTGGTATCATAATAATACACGTATTTCAACTTCATGTCCGGTTTGAAACGTAAATATTGCTCGAAACGCTCCATATCCGGTTTCAGAAAATAAGGAGCAGCATACCAAGATGCACCCGGATCAAGAGCATTAATGTAAGTAGTTATTGTCATACCACCATCCAACTTCGCCACGATATCCTGACTATTCGGGGTCAACGTGTTCATTTTCGTTGATGTCGCATCATGGTAAAGTTTCATCTGCGGAAGTGCAGACAAATATCCCAAGAAACAAGCCAAGAAAATAACACCGATATTTCTTCCCAAAGTGATCACGAACCGAATTTTCTGACGAACCGAGTTCAAGCGAATAATTGTCAACGCCAAGAAAAGACATACCACGATAACAAAATAAAGGACATCTTCACTACAAATCAAACCGGCTATAAACTTACCGCTTCGACCCGGCATAGACAACCAATAAGTCACGTCACGAATAAAATCGTAATCCTGCCACCATCCTCCAATCATGCTCAATACCATCAACACGGCAAACGTACCGATAGCTGCCACGATCTGGTAAGAAGTCAAACTGGACATGAAAATACCGATAGCCGCGTAAGCACAGATCAACAGGTATAATCCCAACAACCCGGTTAAAACCATGGATAATTCAAAATCCTTAACGATAGCCCAGCTACAAAGGGTAATCAAGAATAAAATACCAATCATGATAAGACCGTAAATCATCATGGAGAAGAATTTTCCCACGATAATCTGGGTATTCGTAATCGGAGAAGAATACAACAAACGAATAGACCCGCTACTCAACT
Proteins encoded in this region:
- a CDS encoding MutS-related protein, which encodes MSFKIDKQTLDDLAIFGNNRTKSVYDIFNRTRTRGGAKILEEMFLYPLSDADQINERSDVIRYYRDIEAEFPFRGEIFDTMEFYLGNTDRRTQLMTQDNTLGRKFKNLVGTDTEYTQIHNGIVCCIELLNTLDAFLKNSKADAGNKTIAELTASLRGLLGNEKWSWYVSEKGKKKLGYEQAVVYDRVLRFEERDKLMKILYYVYLLDVYMAVANVAKERGFVFAKAHPNDKNTLVMKGVFHPFLTNPVGNTITVDENSNVIFLTGANMAGKSTFMKSFGITVFLAHVGFPVPAKEMEFSVQNGMFTTINLPDNLSMGYSHFYAEVLRVKKVAQQVRQTQHLIVVFDELFRGTNVKDAYDATVAVTEAFAGIRNCTFIISTHIIEAGEVLKERCDNINFVYLPTKMEGSKPVYTYTLAPGITDDRHGMMIVNNEHIIEIIKNGEA
- a CDS encoding Gldg family protein, with protein sequence MFKMIYNIARTELQMLFYSPVAWLILVVFGVQSGMLFADQLAGLVSAQEMGYDIQGSTISIFANRWGGVFTTMQNYLYFYIPLLTMSLVSKELSSGSIRLLYSSPITNTQIIVGKFFSMMIYGLIMIGILFLITLCSWAIVKDFELSMVLTGLLGLYLLICAYAAIGIFMSSLTSYQIVAAIGTFAVLMVLSMIGGWWQDYDFIRDVTYWLSMPGRSGKFIAGLICSEDVLYFVIVVCLFLALTIIRLNSVRQKIRFVITLGRNIGVIFLACFLGYLSALPQMKLYHDATSTKMNTLTPNSQDIVAKLDGGMTITTYINALDPGASWYAAPYFLKPDMERFEQYLRFKPDMKLKYVYYYDTTANPMLDRRFPNATLREKMVEVCKIYGLDSNKFMAPEEIRKIIDLSGENNTFVRQIVRDNGEKAWLRIYNDMQRFPSEKEISAAFKRMVMDLPKVGFVEGHGERSYSGGKDRDYSAFANDKGFRYALENQGFDVAKVTMDQQVPEDINIIVISDMREWCTPEQEANLQQYIDRGGNLFILGEPKRRDVMNNLFAKFGYEMTTGVLVKRDTNLQADVILSYPTKEADSIAYDFGAMRSRRMVITTPSTAGLEQIADKGYTVTNMFKTDTIGVWNELETTDFIDDTVRLNPAIGEVEKIYNTVVALSRKVGNKEQKIILTGDADCISNGEFGRRVPGVRTANFSLITGSFFWMSDNEVPIDVRRPALPDDKVYVEKTGSKVIKWSFMIILPLLLAGIGIFLWIRRKGR